The Megasphaera stantonii genome includes a window with the following:
- a CDS encoding thioesterase family protein encodes MDFTIKPNSQGEISEVVVLDNTAIKMGSGKSPVYATPALVALMENAAILACESQLPEGYNTVGIAISVKHLAATPIGLTVTAKATLVEQDRKKLSFKIEAFDDAGKVGEATHDRFIIESAPFLAKAEAKKELKK; translated from the coding sequence ATGGACTTTACAATCAAACCGAATTCGCAAGGTGAAATTTCCGAAGTCGTCGTACTGGACAATACGGCCATCAAAATGGGCAGCGGCAAATCGCCCGTATACGCTACGCCGGCCCTCGTCGCCCTGATGGAAAACGCAGCCATCCTGGCCTGCGAAAGCCAGCTTCCCGAAGGCTACAACACCGTCGGCATCGCCATCAGCGTCAAGCACCTGGCCGCAACGCCTATCGGCCTGACCGTAACGGCGAAAGCAACCCTCGTCGAACAGGACAGAAAGAAGCTGTCCTTCAAAATCGAAGCTTTCGACGACGCCGGCAAGGTCGGCGAAGCGACGCACGACCGCTTCATCATCGAATCGGCTCCCTTCCTGGCTAAAGCCGAAGCGAAAAAAGAATTGAAAAAATAA
- a CDS encoding biotin/lipoyl-containing protein — MKKFKITVNGQAYEVEVEEIGGAAPAPAAVPTPAAPAPAPQPAAPAAPAAAPAPAAAAPSPAAMEPIPDGAVVIKAPMPGKISALKSEAGQAVKRGDVLLVLEAMKMQNDITATAEGKLHSLRVNVGDNVKTGDALAVIVQ; from the coding sequence ATGAAAAAGTTTAAAATAACGGTAAATGGACAAGCATATGAAGTAGAAGTAGAAGAAATCGGCGGCGCTGCGCCCGCTCCTGCCGCCGTTCCGACTCCGGCCGCTCCTGCTCCGGCTCCGCAGCCTGCCGCACCGGCAGCTCCGGCCGCTGCGCCTGCGCCGGCGGCAGCTGCACCGTCTCCGGCCGCTATGGAACCGATTCCCGACGGCGCCGTCGTCATTAAAGCTCCCATGCCCGGCAAGATTTCGGCGCTGAAATCCGAAGCCGGCCAGGCTGTCAAACGGGGAGACGTCCTGCTCGTACTGGAAGCCATGAAGATGCAGAACGACATTACGGCTACGGCCGAAGGCAAGCTCCACAGCCTGCGGGTCAACGTAGGCGACAATGTCAAGACCGGCGACGCCTTGGCCGTTATCGTACAGTAA
- the mmdA gene encoding methylmalonyl-CoA decarboxylase subunit alpha: MATVQEKIAQFHEKLKTIEMGGGQKRIDKQHAQGKMTARERLNKLFDEGSFTEISQFIRHRCTNFNMQEKDIPGDGVVTGYGTVNGRLVFAYAEDFTVEGGSLGEMHAHKICQVQEMALKMGAPIIGINDSGGARIQEGVDALSGFGRIFMNNTSASGVIPQISVIMGPCAGGAVYSPALTDFIFMVKNTSNMFITGPAVIKSVTAEEVSSEELGGAMTHNSVSGVAHFACENEDDCIAKIKYLLDFLPSNNMEEAPIAETNDDPQRQDESLNSVIPDSSNMPYDMLDVIKSCVDNGEIYQVLENYALNIITCFARFDGQTVGIIANQPKFLAGCLDINASDKAARFIRFCDSFNIPLVTFVDVPGFLPGTTQEFGGIIRHGAKMLYAYCEATVPKVTVVTRKAYGGAYIAMCCRQLGADMVFAWPTAEIAVMGPDGAANIIFKRDPEKEKKKQEYITEFSTPYKAAEHGYVDCIIEPKETRPRIIDALAMLYSKREERPSKKHGNMPL; encoded by the coding sequence ATGGCTACAGTTCAAGAAAAAATCGCTCAATTTCATGAAAAACTGAAAACCATTGAAATGGGCGGCGGTCAAAAACGCATTGATAAACAGCACGCACAAGGAAAGATGACGGCGCGGGAACGGCTGAACAAGCTCTTCGACGAAGGCAGCTTTACGGAAATCAGCCAGTTTATCCGCCATCGCTGCACGAATTTTAACATGCAGGAAAAAGACATTCCCGGTGACGGCGTCGTGACGGGATACGGCACCGTAAACGGCCGTCTCGTCTTCGCCTATGCCGAAGATTTCACCGTCGAAGGCGGTTCTCTCGGCGAGATGCATGCTCATAAAATCTGCCAGGTTCAGGAAATGGCCCTGAAGATGGGCGCTCCGATTATCGGCATCAACGACTCGGGCGGCGCGCGCATCCAGGAAGGCGTAGACGCCTTGTCCGGCTTCGGCCGCATTTTTATGAACAATACGTCGGCTTCGGGCGTCATTCCCCAGATCTCGGTCATCATGGGGCCCTGTGCCGGCGGCGCCGTATACAGCCCGGCTTTGACGGATTTCATTTTCATGGTTAAAAATACGTCGAATATGTTTATTACAGGCCCGGCAGTTATCAAATCGGTTACGGCCGAAGAAGTTTCGTCTGAAGAATTAGGCGGCGCTATGACGCACAATTCCGTGTCCGGCGTAGCTCACTTTGCCTGCGAAAACGAAGACGACTGCATTGCTAAAATCAAATATCTCCTCGACTTCCTGCCGAGCAACAACATGGAGGAAGCGCCTATCGCCGAAACGAACGACGATCCGCAGCGTCAGGACGAAAGCCTGAATTCGGTCATCCCCGACAGCAGCAACATGCCTTACGACATGCTCGACGTCATTAAATCCTGCGTTGACAACGGCGAAATCTATCAGGTATTGGAAAATTACGCCTTAAATATTATTACCTGCTTCGCCCGCTTCGATGGCCAGACTGTCGGCATCATTGCTAACCAACCGAAATTCCTGGCCGGCTGCCTGGACATCAACGCGTCCGATAAGGCGGCCCGCTTCATCCGCTTCTGCGACAGCTTTAACATCCCCCTCGTCACCTTCGTCGACGTGCCGGGCTTCCTGCCGGGAACGACGCAGGAATTCGGCGGCATCATCCGCCACGGCGCGAAGATGCTCTACGCGTATTGCGAAGCGACGGTGCCGAAGGTAACCGTTGTTACGCGCAAGGCTTACGGCGGCGCGTATATCGCCATGTGCTGCCGCCAGCTCGGCGCAGACATGGTATTTGCCTGGCCGACGGCTGAAATCGCCGTCATGGGTCCGGACGGCGCGGCCAATATCATCTTTAAGCGCGATCCGGAAAAAGAAAAGAAGAAGCAAGAATATATTACGGAATTTTCTACACCGTACAAAGCGGCGGAACACGGCTATGTAGACTGCATCATCGAGCCGAAGGAAACACGTCCCCGCATCATCGACGCCTTGGCTATGCTGTACAGCAAGCGGGAAGAACGCCCGTCTAAGAAGCACGGCAATATGCCGTTATAA
- a CDS encoding helix-turn-helix domain-containing protein has protein sequence MLNGYLKLPKESFLTTPNHVWENRITFTPRELHELLGVPLSTIYALCASGKLKAFRVGSRWLVHRDGLYDFLQDQIDSSIIL, from the coding sequence ATGCTTAATGGTTATCTCAAATTACCAAAGGAATCTTTTCTTACCACCCCTAACCATGTGTGGGAGAATCGTATCACCTTTACGCCACGGGAACTCCATGAGCTATTGGGTGTCCCGTTGTCAACAATTTATGCTTTGTGTGCTTCTGGTAAACTAAAAGCCTTCCGTGTAGGCTCACGGTGGCTGGTGCATCGGGACGGCTTGTACGACTTTCTACAAGACCAAATAGATAGCTCCATAATCCTATAA
- the terL gene encoding phage terminase large subunit: protein MIERKTEWTKRDIENAQENFWAFLYIVWKSISLPPPTPIQVDIANYLQHPPSDRIIIEGFRGVAKSFITCAFVVWCLWLNRQLKVEIVSASGDRADANARFIKQIIHTIPFLADMKASKEQLDTQNIFDVGGAIPDISPSVKSIGITGQITGTRADILIADDVEVPKNSATQTQREKLSEAVKEFDAILKPNGRIIYLGTPQTESSLYNILGDRGYITRIWPVVYPALHQVEDHYGQNLAPFIWNKLKDDPSLEGKPTDPLRFNEEEIFKRSLSYGKAGFALQFMLNTRLSDAEKYPLKVSDLIVTDLDMYESSVKWSWAKSRENLIKDIPCTAMKGDYFYSELSRSPDTMPYDTTIMAIDPSGRGTDETSYVVLKYLNGYLFLMDVGGYSEGYSDLTLTQLATRARFWDVDLVIVEANFGDGMFTKVMTPIFNKIHPCGIEEVKSTGQKEARIIDTLEPVMMRHKLIVNRPIIEADYKVFTEKKYEYSLVYQMTRLCREKNALPHDDRLDALAMGVGHFVEMMDVADEDKIMELTEEQLEHWMEVSVLEEYANIDYRHAMVKAIRDTR from the coding sequence ATGATAGAAAGAAAAACAGAATGGACGAAACGTGACATTGAGAACGCTCAGGAGAATTTCTGGGCGTTCCTTTATATTGTATGGAAAAGTATTTCCCTGCCGCCACCTACACCCATACAGGTAGACATTGCAAACTATCTGCAACACCCACCCAGCGACCGTATCATCATCGAGGGCTTTCGAGGGGTGGCAAAATCCTTCATTACCTGTGCGTTTGTCGTGTGGTGCTTATGGCTTAATAGGCAGCTAAAGGTAGAAATTGTGTCGGCTTCTGGCGACCGTGCAGATGCCAATGCTCGCTTTATCAAGCAGATTATTCACACCATACCCTTCCTCGCTGATATGAAAGCGTCGAAGGAGCAGCTGGACACACAGAACATTTTTGACGTAGGGGGAGCAATTCCCGACATTTCCCCGTCGGTAAAGTCTATTGGTATCACAGGGCAGATTACAGGTACCCGTGCTGACATCCTGATTGCCGACGACGTAGAGGTGCCGAAGAATAGTGCGACACAGACGCAGCGAGAAAAACTGTCGGAAGCCGTCAAGGAATTTGATGCTATCTTGAAACCGAATGGACGCATTATATACCTTGGGACACCACAGACGGAATCGTCTCTCTATAACATCTTAGGCGACCGTGGGTACATCACCCGTATCTGGCCTGTCGTGTACCCAGCGTTGCATCAGGTGGAAGACCACTATGGACAGAACCTTGCTCCATTTATCTGGAATAAGCTAAAGGACGACCCGTCGCTCGAAGGCAAGCCTACAGACCCCTTGCGGTTCAATGAGGAAGAAATCTTCAAGCGGTCGTTGTCCTATGGCAAGGCTGGGTTCGCATTACAGTTTATGCTCAACACACGGCTCTCGGATGCCGAGAAGTATCCTCTGAAAGTGTCTGACCTCATCGTTACTGACCTTGATATGTACGAATCGTCCGTGAAGTGGTCTTGGGCGAAATCACGTGAAAACCTCATCAAGGATATTCCCTGTACGGCCATGAAGGGGGATTATTTCTACAGCGAGTTATCCCGTAGTCCCGACACGATGCCATATGACACCACGATCATGGCGATTGACCCTAGTGGGCGTGGCACTGATGAGACGTCCTACGTGGTCTTGAAGTATCTGAACGGATACCTGTTCTTGATGGATGTCGGCGGATACAGTGAGGGTTATAGTGACCTGACGCTTACCCAGCTTGCGACACGTGCTAGATTCTGGGATGTGGACTTAGTAATCGTCGAAGCCAACTTTGGGGATGGTATGTTTACCAAAGTCATGACACCGATATTCAACAAAATTCATCCCTGTGGTATCGAAGAAGTGAAATCCACAGGCCAAAAGGAAGCTCGTATTATTGATACCCTTGAACCTGTCATGATGCGACATAAGCTCATCGTGAACCGTCCGATAATTGAAGCGGACTACAAGGTATTTACGGAAAAGAAGTACGAGTATTCCCTTGTGTACCAGATGACCCGTTTGTGCAGGGAAAAGAACGCCCTGCCCCATGATGACCGTCTGGATGCCCTAGCAATGGGTGTTGGTCATTTTGTGGAAATGATGGATGTTGCAGACGAAGATAAAATCATGGAACTGACGGAAGAACAGCTTGAGCATTGGATGGAAGTCAGCGTGTTGGAAGAATATGCAAATATTGATTATAGACATGCAATGGTTAAAGCCATAAGGGACACGAGGTGA
- a CDS encoding tyrosine-type recombinase/integrase, with translation MATKRRNKGEGSITQLSNGKYKMTITIGKGLDGKQKRKSITAATKKELFDKAAYVKAQYGVMTQAEIQAQLSTETYREFSKKMAALQEAGLTENTKNTYNNIDEKYLLPRLGDSRMKDITPHMCETLICDLLWQNKLSGSTLRGIKSRMSYMFKQAVKRDILAVNPLDKTDITLPPKNRKALMTLPTVEKMQELLTYMKEKRPNLYPMVYTAIYTGMRRGELLGLKWPCVDFDKKTITINNQITDRGNSDAPLKTETSYRTIYVSDKLLAVLKDVPHKSQYVFTSPATGTHYSRGVTTNLKNIFREVNMPEHFSMHDLRHFHATQLIMHNANIKVVSRRLGHKDIKVTLDLYFNFMPSMDEEASRIMDTIID, from the coding sequence ATGGCAACTAAAAGACGGAACAAAGGTGAAGGCAGCATCACACAACTATCCAATGGAAAATACAAGATGACAATTACCATTGGAAAAGGATTAGATGGTAAACAGAAACGTAAATCCATCACCGCAGCTACGAAAAAGGAACTATTTGATAAAGCAGCTTATGTAAAGGCGCAATATGGGGTGATGACACAAGCAGAAATACAAGCTCAGCTTAGCACCGAAACATATCGTGAGTTCTCAAAAAAGATGGCAGCATTACAAGAAGCTGGTCTGACGGAGAACACAAAGAACACCTACAATAATATAGACGAGAAATACCTATTACCCCGTCTAGGAGACAGCAGGATGAAGGACATAACACCTCACATGTGCGAAACTCTTATCTGTGATTTATTATGGCAAAATAAGCTTTCTGGATCTACTTTACGAGGCATAAAGTCCCGAATGAGCTATATGTTTAAACAAGCAGTAAAACGAGACATACTTGCTGTTAACCCACTAGATAAAACAGACATAACGTTGCCCCCTAAAAATAGGAAGGCACTTATGACCTTGCCTACAGTAGAAAAGATGCAGGAATTGTTGACATATATGAAAGAAAAAAGACCAAACTTATACCCCATGGTGTACACAGCCATCTACACAGGAATGCGTAGAGGTGAGCTGTTAGGGCTTAAATGGCCTTGTGTAGATTTCGATAAAAAGACTATTACGATCAATAATCAAATCACGGATAGAGGGAATAGCGATGCTCCTTTAAAAACAGAAACAAGCTATCGGACAATATATGTCAGCGATAAGCTATTAGCGGTATTGAAAGATGTTCCACACAAATCCCAGTACGTGTTCACCTCACCTGCTACAGGTACACACTATTCTAGGGGTGTCACTACAAATCTAAAAAATATCTTTAGAGAGGTAAATATGCCTGAACACTTCTCCATGCACGACTTGCGCCATTTTCATGCGACACAGCTAATTATGCATAATGCAAATATTAAAGTTGTAAGTCGGCGACTGGGACACAAGGATATTAAAGTGACACTCGACCTATATTTCAACTTCATGCCATCTATGGATGAAGAAGCTAGTCGCATTATGGACACCATCATAGACTAA
- a CDS encoding viroplasmin family protein has protein sequence MDYDTRDKKRYIRASRWVKPDPDVQNPTRYYAVSRGRRIGIFTDFAKYERATQGFKGARSKSFKYYKQARRWLYRELFAKPGEYPLERRQKKELARRRSLSSQVKDFIRTLDASRIYAVDVEMTDLSSDGEILQVSIVNGRNAVIYNQYFKPEHQTEWDDTVPIHHITPERVQDSPSFSSYAPLFSKLFAQAQLIVGYNTMQDVRMLQQAGVAFPPALPILDAGEAYSFIHSEHQPVRSYAKLKDCAAHYGYGETQWHDSLADAAATLYCFQAMMDDENALFQLFHANP, from the coding sequence ATGGATTACGATACGAGGGACAAAAAACGATATATACGCGCGTCCCGCTGGGTCAAGCCGGACCCGGACGTTCAGAATCCGACGCGGTACTACGCCGTCAGCAGAGGCCGGCGCATCGGCATCTTTACGGATTTCGCCAAATACGAAAGGGCTACGCAAGGCTTTAAGGGCGCCCGCTCCAAAAGCTTCAAATACTATAAGCAGGCCCGGCGCTGGCTCTATCGGGAACTGTTCGCCAAGCCCGGCGAGTATCCCCTCGAAAGGCGGCAGAAAAAAGAGCTGGCCCGCCGCAGGTCTTTATCCTCTCAAGTCAAGGACTTCATCCGCACCCTCGACGCCAGCCGCATCTACGCCGTCGACGTCGAGATGACCGACCTTTCCTCCGACGGCGAAATTCTGCAGGTTTCCATCGTCAACGGCCGGAACGCCGTCATATACAACCAATATTTCAAGCCGGAACACCAAACGGAATGGGACGATACGGTACCCATCCACCACATCACGCCGGAACGCGTACAGGACTCCCCTTCCTTCAGCAGCTACGCCCCGCTGTTCAGCAAGCTGTTTGCCCAGGCCCAGCTTATCGTAGGCTACAATACGATGCAGGACGTGCGCATGCTGCAGCAGGCCGGCGTCGCATTTCCGCCGGCCCTGCCGATACTCGACGCCGGCGAAGCCTATTCCTTCATTCATTCGGAGCATCAGCCCGTGCGCTCCTACGCCAAGCTGAAGGACTGCGCCGCCCACTACGGCTACGGAGAAACTCAGTGGCACGACAGCCTGGCCGACGCAGCGGCGACGCTCTACTGCTTCCAGGCCATGATGGACGACGAAAACGCCCTGTTCCAGCTGTTCCACGCCAATCCCTAA
- the hpf gene encoding ribosome hibernation-promoting factor, HPF/YfiA family, with protein sequence MATTVRGKNLEITQALKDYVLKREKKVTKYFDNEVNVQAMLSVEKDRKIAEITLKVDGVVLRGVEANDDMYAAIDLVYDKMVRQIHKYKTKLARRMKGSSFNAALVEGPAEPEETFEIARTKKFAARPMDVEEAILQMNLVGHDFFVFLNSKTDTISVVYKRKHGKYGLIEPEL encoded by the coding sequence ATGGCAACAACTGTTAGAGGCAAGAACTTAGAAATTACGCAAGCTCTGAAAGACTATGTATTGAAACGCGAAAAGAAAGTGACGAAATATTTCGACAACGAAGTAAACGTACAAGCGATGCTTTCCGTTGAAAAAGACCGTAAGATTGCAGAAATTACCTTGAAAGTAGACGGCGTCGTCCTCCGCGGCGTCGAAGCGAACGACGATATGTATGCCGCTATCGATTTGGTATACGACAAGATGGTTCGCCAAATCCATAAATATAAAACGAAATTGGCTCGCCGCATGAAGGGCTCGTCCTTCAACGCCGCCTTGGTAGAAGGGCCGGCGGAACCGGAAGAAACCTTTGAAATCGCCAGAACGAAGAAATTTGCCGCCCGCCCGATGGACGTCGAAGAAGCTATTTTGCAGATGAACCTCGTAGGCCACGACTTCTTCGTATTCCTCAACTCCAAGACCGATACGATCAGCGTCGTATACAAACGGAAACACGGCAAATACGGCTTGATTGAACCGGAACTCTAA
- a CDS encoding aldehyde dehydrogenase family protein, whose product MNFKMLYIDGAWTPSASGAYIDVENPANQERFACVPAGNDADVDKAAKAAAAALPAWAATPLSERMEYMKKMLTYFKEMEPQLTDCIVKELGAPVSFAAASHVRYQYVRTQSYIDLAAGLPLVETLPQSTVYREPVGVVGCITPWNYPLGQIIQKVVPAILVGNTVVLKPSQHTPLAAYYLTEAFHKAGFPKGVFNLVTGRGSQIGNAMCDHPLIDMISFTGSTEAGVGVARRALATMKRISMELGGKSPCVILKGADYEGAARMCLDSIFLNSGQTCTALSRLVVPKDDKETVERLLLQLLPEYVVGDPTDPAVKVGPVASEHQFQTVCSYIQKGIDEGAALLAGGLPPAPEKGYYVYPTIFTDVTNDMIIAREEIFGPVLCVLTYDTEEEAATIANDTPYGLNAAVWGPKEQAVATARRIRSGNVYINDGPRDVTAPFGGFKHSGIGREGGMDGMLEFTEPQALFDCGL is encoded by the coding sequence ATGAATTTTAAAATGCTGTACATAGACGGAGCGTGGACGCCCAGCGCGTCAGGAGCTTATATCGATGTAGAAAATCCGGCGAATCAAGAGAGATTCGCTTGCGTGCCTGCAGGAAACGACGCTGACGTCGACAAAGCGGCGAAGGCTGCGGCAGCGGCCCTTCCGGCTTGGGCGGCGACGCCTTTATCGGAACGGATGGAGTACATGAAGAAGATGCTGACGTATTTTAAAGAGATGGAGCCGCAGCTGACAGACTGCATTGTCAAGGAATTGGGAGCTCCCGTGTCCTTTGCCGCGGCCAGCCACGTCCGATACCAGTACGTGCGCACCCAGTCGTATATCGACTTGGCGGCTGGCCTTCCCTTGGTGGAAACCCTGCCCCAGTCGACGGTATACCGGGAGCCCGTCGGCGTCGTCGGCTGCATTACGCCGTGGAATTATCCCTTGGGGCAGATTATCCAGAAGGTCGTCCCGGCGATTCTCGTAGGCAATACGGTTGTGCTGAAGCCGAGTCAGCATACGCCCTTAGCTGCCTATTATCTGACAGAGGCTTTTCATAAGGCCGGATTCCCCAAAGGCGTGTTCAACCTCGTAACCGGCCGGGGCAGTCAAATCGGAAATGCCATGTGCGACCATCCCCTGATCGATATGATATCCTTTACGGGATCGACGGAAGCCGGCGTCGGCGTAGCCCGCAGGGCGTTGGCGACGATGAAGCGCATCAGCATGGAATTGGGCGGCAAGTCGCCCTGCGTTATTTTGAAAGGCGCAGACTACGAAGGGGCGGCGCGCATGTGCCTCGATTCCATCTTTCTCAATTCGGGGCAGACCTGCACGGCCTTGTCGCGCCTCGTCGTCCCGAAAGACGATAAAGAGACTGTCGAACGGCTGCTGCTGCAGCTGCTTCCGGAATACGTCGTCGGCGATCCAACCGACCCGGCCGTCAAGGTGGGGCCCGTCGCGTCGGAGCATCAATTCCAGACGGTATGCTCCTATATCCAGAAGGGAATCGACGAAGGCGCGGCCCTGCTGGCAGGAGGGCTGCCGCCGGCTCCGGAGAAGGGATATTATGTCTATCCGACGATTTTTACCGATGTGACGAACGACATGATCATCGCCCGCGAAGAAATCTTCGGCCCCGTCCTCTGTGTCCTTACGTATGACACGGAAGAAGAGGCCGCAACCATTGCCAACGACACGCCGTACGGCCTGAACGCCGCCGTCTGGGGGCCGAAAGAGCAGGCAGTCGCGACGGCGCGGCGCATCCGGTCGGGCAACGTCTATATCAACGACGGGCCGCGCGACGTGACGGCGCCCTTCGGCGGCTTTAAGCACAGCGGCATCGGCCGCGAAGGCGGGATGGACGGCATGCTTGAATTCACCGAGCCTCAGGCTTTATTTGACTGCGGGTTGTGA
- a CDS encoding desulfoferrodoxin family protein, producing the protein MKHVEFYRNEKDNSILAVVGVQAEQEVVVDGQKLVRLVADSVDAAKEKHVPAVRKEGGRLLVEVGSVTHPMEEKHYIEWIALVSDKSVDIRYLNPGEAPKAEFEGTSGVVYAYCNLHGLWKTEV; encoded by the coding sequence ATGAAACATGTAGAATTTTACCGCAATGAAAAAGATAATTCTATTTTAGCAGTCGTAGGCGTTCAGGCTGAACAGGAAGTCGTCGTAGACGGTCAGAAATTGGTTCGCTTAGTTGCCGATTCTGTAGACGCCGCGAAGGAAAAACACGTGCCGGCTGTACGGAAAGAGGGCGGCCGCTTATTGGTCGAAGTCGGCTCGGTAACGCATCCGATGGAAGAAAAGCACTACATCGAATGGATTGCCCTGGTATCGGACAAATCCGTTGATATCCGTTATCTGAATCCCGGCGAAGCGCCGAAGGCCGAATTTGAAGGAACTTCCGGCGTCGTATACGCATACTGCAACCTCCACGGGTTATGGAAAACGGAAGTATAA
- a CDS encoding MFS transporter has protein sequence MEQKSLWNKDFLLDTGINFVVYLIYYLLMVIIAVVAKDQLNASLSEAGLASGIFIVGTLLARLQFGKAIELYTRRRTLYGGILFYLITTLLYFYIPNLTVMYIIRLLNGLAYGIVSTATNTIISACIPADKRGEGINYYGLSTSLAAAIGPFLGMFLMLITDFRFIIGLCTVLVIACAVGCVFLHVDEIELSEEERAYMKAISVDNYVERRVMTISFIGFLMGFAYSSVLTFLASYAREIHLVQAGTFFFVVYAVVITVTRPLTGIIFDRKGENYVLYPCYLCLAAGLFLLYATGTAWQLLLAGVFVGLGYGTFMSNGQAVCIKLTPSHRVSVALSTYFVALDLGLGVGPYVLGMLHRMLTFPQLYAVAGVIAIVCFFLYYGLYGRRSVKAVRVVPATAQK, from the coding sequence ATGGAACAGAAATCGCTATGGAATAAAGATTTCCTGTTGGATACGGGAATTAATTTCGTCGTGTATTTGATTTATTATTTGCTCATGGTCATTATCGCCGTGGTGGCGAAAGATCAGCTGAATGCGTCGCTTAGCGAAGCCGGGCTGGCATCTGGCATCTTTATCGTTGGCACGCTGCTGGCGCGCCTGCAGTTCGGCAAGGCCATCGAGTTGTATACGCGCCGCCGCACCTTGTATGGAGGAATTTTATTTTACCTGATTACGACATTATTATACTTTTATATTCCGAATTTGACCGTCATGTATATCATCCGCCTGCTGAACGGCTTGGCTTACGGTATTGTCTCGACGGCTACCAATACGATTATTTCCGCCTGTATCCCGGCAGATAAACGGGGCGAAGGCATCAATTATTACGGCTTGAGCACCAGCCTGGCCGCGGCTATCGGGCCGTTTTTGGGCATGTTCCTCATGCTGATTACGGACTTCCGCTTTATCATTGGCCTCTGCACGGTCTTAGTCATTGCCTGTGCCGTCGGCTGCGTCTTCCTCCACGTAGACGAAATCGAACTGAGCGAGGAAGAACGGGCGTATATGAAAGCCATATCTGTCGATAATTACGTGGAACGCCGCGTCATGACGATTTCCTTTATCGGATTCCTCATGGGCTTCGCCTATTCCAGCGTACTGACGTTTTTGGCTTCCTATGCCAGAGAAATTCACCTCGTACAGGCTGGCACGTTCTTCTTCGTCGTGTACGCCGTCGTCATTACGGTGACGAGGCCGCTGACGGGCATTATCTTCGACCGGAAGGGAGAAAATTACGTCCTCTATCCGTGCTATCTCTGCCTGGCCGCCGGATTGTTTCTGCTGTATGCGACAGGTACGGCATGGCAGCTTCTCCTGGCCGGCGTTTTCGTCGGGCTGGGATACGGGACGTTTATGTCGAACGGACAGGCCGTATGTATTAAATTGACGCCGTCTCACCGCGTCAGCGTGGCCTTGTCGACGTATTTCGTCGCCTTGGATCTGGGCCTTGGCGTAGGGCCGTACGTCTTAGGAATGCTGCACCGCATGCTTACGTTCCCCCAGTTATACGCCGTAGCCGGCGTCATCGCCATCGTCTGCTTTTTCTTATATTATGGCCTGTACGGACGTCGAAGCGTGAAAGCCGTCCGCGTTGTTCCGGCAACGGCGCAGAAATAA